Proteins found in one Balaenoptera ricei isolate mBalRic1 chromosome 18, mBalRic1.hap2, whole genome shotgun sequence genomic segment:
- the MAB21L1 gene encoding putative nucleotidyltransferase MAB21L1 codes for MIAAQAKLVYHLNKYYNEKCQARKAAIAKTIREVCKVVSDVLKEVEVQEPRFISSLNEMDNRYEGLEVISPTEFEVVLYLNQMGVFNFVDDGSLPGCAVLKLSDGRKRSMSLWVEFITASGYLSARKIRSRFQTLVAQAVDKCSYRDVVKMVADTSEVKLRIRDRYVVQITPAFKCTGIWPRSAAHWPLPHIPWPGPNRVAEVKAEGFNLLSKECHSLAGKQSSAESDAWVLQFAEAENRLQMGGCRKKCLSILKTLRDRHLELPGQPLNNYHMKTLVSYECEKHPRESDWDESCLGDRLNGILLQLISCLQCRRCPHYFLPNLDLFQGKPHSALENAAKQTWRLAREILTNPKSLEKL; via the coding sequence ATGATCGCGGCCCAGGCCAAGCTGGTCTACCACCTGAATAAATACTACAACGAAAAATGCCAAGCCAGGAAAGCTGCCATTGCCAAAACTATCCGGGAAGTCTGCAAAGTAGTTTCCGACGTCCTGAAGGAGGTGGAAGTGCAGGAGCCCCGGTTCATCAGCTCTCTCAACGAGATGGACAATCGCTACGAGGGCCTCGAGGTCATCTCCCCCACCGAATTTGAAGTGGTGCTTTACCTTAACCAAATGGGGGTGTTCAACTTTGTGGACGACGGCTCGCTGCCCGGCTGCGCGGTGTTGAAGTTGAGCGACGGGCGCAAGAGGAGCATGTCCCTCTGGGTGGAATTCATTACCGCCTCCGGCTACCTCTCGGCGCGCAAAATCCGGTCCCGGTTTCAGACGCTGGTGGCTCAAGCGGTAGACAAATGTAGCTACAGGGATGTGGTAAAGATGGTGGCAGACACCAGCGAAGTGAAACTGAGAATCCGAGATAGGTACGTGGTGCAGATCACCCCGGCTTTTAAATGCACTGGGATCTGGCCCAGGAGTGCTGCCCACTGGCCACTTCCCCACATCCCCTGGCCGGGACCCAACCGGGTGGCGGAGGTCAAGGCGGAAGGGTTCAATCTCCTGTCCAAGGAGTGCCACTCCCTGGCCGGCAAGCAGAGCTCGGCCGAGAGCGACGCCTGGGTGCTGCAGTTCGCGGAGGCAGAGAACAGACTGCAGATGGGGGGCTGCAGGAAGAAATGCCTCTCCATCCTCAAAACCTTACGGGACCGTCACCTTGAACTGCCAGGCCAGCCCCTGAACAATTACCACATGAAGACTCTGGTTTCCTATGAGTGTGAAAAGCATCCCCGGGAGTCGGACTGGGACGAGTCTTGCCTGGGTGACCGGCTTAACGGGATTTTGCTGCAACTTATCTCCTGCCTGCAGTGCCGGCGGTGTCCTCACTACTTCCTACCGAACTTAGATCTGTTTCAAGGCAAACCTCACTCGGCTCTCGAGAACGCTGCCAAACAAACGTGGCGACTGGCAAGAGAGATCCTGACCAACCCGAAAAGTTTGGAAAAACTTTAG